One Cryptomeria japonica chromosome 9, Sugi_1.0, whole genome shotgun sequence genomic window carries:
- the LOC131858381 gene encoding uncharacterized protein LOC131858381, translated as MSSAAMRSVATVLQSVAGVMPYADAAKVLTTTLVDSGATTIAIAARVLQSVVVGSGAPVSIVAGSGGQLKVETEEEIDYNVSVFSTQGVICRFRGFWSSLPQLHSWNSEHWEPLIIGKVHIYPMAKGVFVAKFENAQDKNIILCDHYFSWEGKFMLMMIKPWYSDFNPSSEMFNKIPFWVLLPNLHFHLWVDHLLEEVGETLSDFLMVDAESSDILHSTFVRILVEMDVSKGLSAEIMLKSSKGCWVQSLDYEGILFQCRRCFKTCHVVAQCRLEKKTMSASWWKGASEQHYTVEKKFEQPRSFSQVVALDSQGVAASPLETTNCGNIDVAPSLDVSKGGNFDAE; from the exons ATGTCGTCTGCTGCAATGCGGTCTGTTGCGACTGTGTTGCAATCCGTTGCTGGTGTGATGCCGTATGCGGATGCCGCAAAGGTTTTGACGACTACTCTAGTTGATTCAGGTGCAACGACGATTGCTATCGCTGCTAGGGTTTTGCAGTCTGTCGTTGTTGGATCTGGTGCGCCAGTGTCTATCGTTGCTGGCTCTGGTGGACAG CTGAAAGTGGAGACGGAAGAGGAAATAGATTACAATGTATCTGTTTTTTCCACACAAGGAGTTATCTGTCGGTTTAGGGGTTTTTGGTCTAGCCTGCCTCAGCTGCATTCTTGGAACTCAGAACACTGGGAACCACTCATTATTGGTAAAGTTCATATTTACCCCATGGCTAAAGGGGTTTTTGTTGCAAAGTTTGAGAATGCTCAAGACAAAAATATTATattatgtgatcattattttagTTGGGAGGGCAAATTTATGTTGATGATGATTAAACCTTGGTACTCGGATTTCAATCCTTCTTCTGAAATGTTTAACAAAATCCCGTTTTGGGTTTTGCTTCCTAATCTTCACTTTCATCTATGGGTTGATCatcttttagaggaagtgggtgaaACCCTTAGtgattttttgatggtggatgCCGAATCTTCTGATATTCTTCACTCCACCTTTGTCCGTATTCTGGTTgaaatggatgtttcaaaagggCTGTCTGCTGAGATTATGCTcaaatcttctaagggatgctgggttcaatctttggactatgagGGGATACTTTTTCAgtgtagaagatgttttaaaacaTGTCATGTAGTTGCACAATGTAGATTAGAGAAGAAGACTATGTCGGCTTCGTGGTGGAAAGGGGCTTCTGAACAACACTATACGGTTGAGAAAAAATTTGAGCAACCTAGGAGTTTTTCTCAAGTGGTTGCGTTGGATTCTCAGGGTGTTGCGGCTTCCCCATTGGAGACCACAAATTGTGGGAACATTGATGTAGCACCTTCTTTGGATGTCTCAAAGGGAGGGAATTTTGATGCTGAGTAG